The Caulifigura coniformis genome includes a region encoding these proteins:
- a CDS encoding thioredoxin domain-containing protein encodes MTVVLVGVLWLAAVAAGFAVAMRHEKTAAPDHDVATRFPEDAVCVAPLGKPMLIVFVHPKCPCTRASLEEVAALHHRCGDKLDMQFVFLERGDAPWRSEDTEHWETVRAINAGPAFVDVSGTEHRRFGATTSGEALLYMPDGSLAFHGGVTVGRGHSGVSAGRTAIEAIVLNSTGSGRDFTRTKVYGCPLESPCRAAGLCGRTE; translated from the coding sequence TTGACCGTCGTTCTTGTCGGCGTGTTGTGGCTCGCGGCTGTCGCCGCCGGCTTCGCCGTCGCGATGCGGCACGAGAAGACGGCCGCGCCCGACCACGACGTCGCCACGCGATTCCCGGAGGACGCCGTCTGCGTTGCTCCTCTCGGCAAGCCGATGCTGATCGTGTTCGTCCATCCGAAGTGCCCGTGCACGCGGGCGAGCCTCGAAGAGGTCGCAGCCCTGCATCACCGCTGCGGGGACAAGCTCGACATGCAGTTCGTGTTCCTGGAACGGGGGGACGCCCCGTGGCGCAGCGAGGACACCGAGCACTGGGAAACCGTCCGTGCGATCAATGCGGGTCCCGCGTTTGTTGACGTGAGCGGAACTGAACATCGCCGATTCGGCGCCACGACATCCGGCGAAGCGCTCCTCTACATGCCGGATGGCAGCCTCGCCTTTCACGGTGGGGTGACTGTCGGGCGGGGGCACTCGGGCGTGAGTGCCGGGCGAACGGCGATTGAAGCGATCGTCCTGAATTCCACGGGCTCCGGTCGGGATTTCACCCGCACCAAGGTTTACGGCTGTCCTCTCGAATCTCCCTGTCGCGCCGCGGGCCTCTGCGGGCGGACCGAATAA
- a CDS encoding alpha/beta hydrolase family protein, translating into MLSRLTIVICLLASLFLIAAADAPQRLPRENLLVFRDDSGVAAPVKTKADWEKRRASIVAAFESIAGKLPGPEKRCDLEMTVLEEIDRGSYVLRRIEYSSEPGGRVPAYLTIPKSVLADSKIRVPAVLCLHPTDNAVGNGVVVGLGGKANRQYASELAERGFVTLSPSYPLLAKYQPDIKALGWESGTLKAIWDNIRGLDLLDSLPSVQPGNYAAIGHSLGGHNSVYTAVFDDRVKVIVSSCGLDSYLDYYGGVESVWMPEKGWCQTRYLPRLAAYRGRLAEIPYDFHELVGALAPRHVFIAAPLKDSNFRHESVDRVVAAARPVYELLGVPDRLEVAHPDCEHDFPDAMREKAYALIERVLKGEPSAPGR; encoded by the coding sequence ATGCTTTCGCGACTGACGATTGTCATCTGCCTGCTCGCCAGTCTCTTTCTGATCGCCGCGGCCGACGCGCCGCAGCGACTGCCGCGCGAGAACCTGCTCGTGTTTCGCGACGATTCGGGCGTCGCGGCGCCTGTGAAAACCAAGGCCGACTGGGAAAAACGCCGCGCCTCGATCGTCGCGGCATTCGAATCGATCGCCGGAAAACTTCCGGGCCCTGAGAAGAGGTGCGATCTCGAGATGACGGTGCTCGAAGAGATCGATCGTGGAAGTTACGTGCTCCGGCGGATCGAATATTCCTCCGAGCCGGGCGGCCGCGTTCCTGCATATCTCACCATTCCGAAATCGGTCCTGGCGGACTCCAAAATCCGGGTTCCTGCCGTGCTTTGCCTGCATCCGACCGACAACGCCGTCGGAAACGGAGTCGTCGTCGGTCTCGGAGGGAAAGCGAACCGGCAATACGCCAGCGAGCTGGCGGAGCGTGGATTCGTGACACTCTCTCCTTCCTATCCGCTCCTTGCGAAGTACCAGCCGGACATCAAGGCGCTGGGCTGGGAGAGCGGGACGCTGAAGGCCATCTGGGACAACATCCGCGGTCTCGATCTGCTCGACTCGCTGCCCTCCGTGCAGCCGGGAAACTACGCTGCGATCGGCCACTCGCTGGGAGGGCACAATTCCGTTTACACAGCGGTGTTCGACGATCGCGTGAAAGTCATCGTTTCGTCGTGCGGGCTCGACTCGTATCTCGATTACTACGGCGGGGTGGAGTCGGTCTGGATGCCTGAAAAGGGGTGGTGCCAGACCCGTTATCTTCCGCGGCTGGCCGCGTACCGGGGGCGTCTCGCGGAGATTCCCTACGATTTTCACGAGCTGGTCGGGGCTCTGGCCCCGCGTCACGTCTTCATTGCGGCGCCGCTGAAGGACTCCAATTTCCGGCACGAAAGTGTCGACCGCGTGGTTGCCGCGGCCCGGCCGGTGTACGAGCTGCTCGGAGTTCCGGACCGGCTCGAAGTGGCCCACCCGGACTGCGAGCACGATTTTCCGGACGCGATGCGGGAAAAGGCGTACGCGCTGATTGAGCGGGTTCTCAAGGGGGAACCGTCCGCGCCGGGGCGTTGA